The genomic region GCCCTCAGCTAAATTAAATGACATATGTGAAGATTTTAAAATTGCTACATGAGTTAGTATGTATTCAGAAATTTAATCCATTCCATTACTTGATTGGTTCCACTGTCTTAGCCTCCTTATGTCTTGGACATATTCAAATATTATCCATTCTATCTAATGATCCTATCAGATAATCTTTCATGCGGAAAAAATGTTTGTGATGCAAATATTTTGATAACAGTCGTTACTTAATTAAACACATATGCACTACTACGGTTTTCTGTATGTGCGCAGCAGATGAGAATGATATGAGATTATTGAATGATATGAGATTATTGTTTTTTTATTACAATCAATTCTTAATTATGTATCTATGTGCTAAGATAATtacgtgtgtgtatatatatatgatatctataattattaTATGATATTTTTTGTTTGTTTAGATGGAATagcaaaaataaataaaaaaggtatactggtcattTTGCCGAGTTTGAATGTCATAGCACTGGGCAAAAAAGGTACACCTGGACACTGGTAATAAAGTCTATTTGCCAAGTGTTGTGcctttaacactcggcaaagaagcaatatttgccgagtgccttctagtgcactcggcaaaggaactaAGAAAGGGGTCCGCTAGTGGTCCCTTTGCCAAGAGCTAGGCCGGCGGGCACTCGTCAAAGACAgagagtctttgtcgagtgccacctaATATGCTCGGCAAAGGACATGGTAAAGGAGCCCACGgggggcttctttgccgagtgtcagttcgccgagctttctttgccgagtgttttccaagctttgtcgagtgcttcagacactcggcaaaacagTTGTTTCCGGTAGTGTTGGTATGTTGTATAACCCTACAAAAATGGGAATTTAGTTCCAAATTTTGTGAACTTCAGACATGTTCTTACTCTGTAATTAAAGAATAATTGTATGCTTCTTGATGAGTAGCAAATTTCCTTTTCATGCATGTCCAATGCCTGCAATTTATTCACTAAAGTAAATAATTGTCACATCATATCTTTGGTTGATTTCATGCGCTACTGCAAAATAGGTGAACAATGCTGTCGGTACATTGGCCATGGGGCACTATTATGATGAGGATACAGTTGCTGCAGTGGTTATAGGAGCTGGTACCAATGCTTCCTATATTGAACGCAATGCCGCTATCGCAAAATCTGAGGGCCTTCTTGACAAATCTGACGACATAACGGTAAATATATTGTTTTGTATTATCGACTTTATTTGTATTCTTTGATTTGAAATAAAGTTATCAATGTGAAATCATTTTTTGTACCTTATGTTGGCTATGAATTCATATGCTCTATTCATTAGGTTGTGAATGTAGAATGGGGTAGTTTCCGGTCTCCTCTAATACCATTAACTCCTTATGACATATGCACCAGTGAAGCAAAACGCAATCAATATGATCAAGTAAGAATTTATTAAAGCTTTCAATTCCTTGTGGTATTGTTTGTGACAATCAAGTTGAAAAGGCTTGCGTCAATGAATCTAGGCTTTTGAGAAAATGATCTCTGGTGTGTATCTTGGGGAAATTGCTAGATTGGTATTCCAAGGAATGGCTCAAGAATCAGATTTATTTGGTCCATCTGTGAATTGCTTATCCACCCCTTTCGTATTAAGGTACTTGTATTTTTCCAGTTAAATTTTGGTCTTACAAAGTTATTTTTATTCCTAGAGCTGGTTGCTACAGAAACATAAAATTGATGTGATATACCCTAATCTTTTTATACTAAATCTGATATAGTGTTCTATTGATATGCTTCCCAATATATATGCCACTTCACTCCATTGTTTTACTTTTGTTTTCATTCTTTTGTTGTGATATATTAGCTTAATTGACATCTCTCTATTCTTTCTGTTTTTTATCTTAAGACTACATATAGCACAACAGAATTAAACATCATCAATCTTAAGAGGAAACAAACATTTTAGCTAGCCAATGCAAGTGTTAGAATGAATAAACTGGTATAGCTAGCAACAACTGGAATTAGTTAATGCATGGTTGGAAAATGTTCTTTGTTTCTTCCAAACTGAACTGTATGATTGCCTAACAAACAAAACGGTAAAGTTGAATAACGTTATAATAATTTTATTATTTCTCGTGATCCAGTACACCTTCTCTCGCTACTATTCGTGAGGATGATTCCCCAGACCTTAGAGTAGTTGGTAGGGTGCTCGAAGAACATCTGAAGGTTAGTTGTCACTGCTGCTTAATTGGCTCCTATATGAAGACAATCAGACAATGGTCAACGACATCGTTTTGCTTATTACACAGATGCAGGATGTTCCAATGAAGACTCGGAGACTTGTTGTGAGAGTATGTGACATTGTAACTCGAAGAGCCGCCCGTCTAGCAGCTGCTGGGATTGTTGCAGTGCTACAGAAAATTGGGCGTGATGGTAGTCTTTGCGGGACAACCTTGGTTCGAAAGATAAGAGGCGAGCCGAAGAGATCGGTTGTCGCGATTGAAGGCGGTCTCTACCAAGGCTATTCGGTCTTCAAGGAGTATGTGAATGAAGCGGTGGACGAGATCCTGGGGGATGAGATCGCCTCCACAGTTAGTCTTAGGGTTATGGAGGATGGTTCAGTGATTGGGGCTGCACTCGTTGCGGCATCATACTCGTCATCGGCTAGAAAAAATTCAGTGTAGATATGTCGCTAGCTTAAACGATTTCCTGTATTGTTGTATTTTCTTCTCATCTATACAAACTGATGTCAAGTTCTAGTAGTAGTGGATCATGCATTGCATATATAGGTGGCTAGCTATCAGTTGAGAGTTTAATACTACTGTTAGTGAACTATGAGGTATGAGCCCATCAATGTTGTAATGTTGattgaatgaaatgctatgtcaaTCCAGCTTGATCAACGTACGGGCTATTGCATGCATGCTAGGATGGAGAAACATGATAATTTTTCCAGTCCACATACTAATTTCAACAATGTTTTTTTTTATATTTTCCGAGAACGTGCAGTGCATGCATCTAGGAATATCAAAGGCATCAGTAACTACGAAGAACAGACAGGATGGGGAACACTGAATGAAATGAAAACATGCATGCATGGAGAACGGACGTCCGACTAACTTCGCAAGGCTCAGCGCCTATTCTCTTCGGATTAAGGGCAGATATTTCGACTGCTATAGTTGTAATACATAGAAACAAATTAAAATATTGTAGAAATAGTAAAAGTCGGTACAGATTAAAGCCAAGCGAATATGAATCAAGCCGACAAAAACATGAATGAATGCACGTGATCATTAGTGGTTTTCAAACTATATCTTTACTACTAATTAAGTATGTATTGTATGCGTCCACTGGTGCACGTTCTGCCGCCTCGCCCGCGGATCCCCAACGCCCGCGAATCCCCCACCGCCGCCGCTCGACCGCGGTTTCGTCGCACTCCTGCCTTCGAGCGCTCCTCGCATCCCGCTCACCCGCTGCGCTCGATTTCTCCTTCCTTCGATGGCGCTCCTCGCATCCCGCCTGCCCGCCGCGCTCGACCGGCTCACCAACCTCCGCACACTCTCGCTCCGCTCCAACCGCGTCCTCGGGGCCATCCCCAACGacgtgtgatagtcgcctagagggggggtgaatagggcgaatctgaaatttaacaacttaatcacaactacaagccgggttagcgttagaaatataatcgagtccgagagagagggtgcaaaacaaatcgcaagcaaataaagagtgtgacacgcggatttgttttaccgaggttcggttctctcaaacctacttcccgttgaggtggccacaaagaccgggtctctttcaaccctttccctctctcaaacggtccctcggaccgagtgagcttctcttctcaaatcaattgggaaccaaacttcccgcaaggaccaccagacaattggtgtctcttgtcttgtttataattgagatgatcgcaagaacgaatgagaaaaagaagctgttggggaccttcggcgtccgaaggtcctcaaaaacataatttaacaatgtttctagagtataaatgtgtgaacaggtatcttcggactcgtatcagaaagggagaagctcaaaagatacgaaggttgacacagcgccgaagctgtgaagcagtaaagcttcggcatgttcgcagaagagggaaccgacttaaagatgaaaaggccatttagacctcgatagattgctatggaattatcaccaaatgtaaagggcatgtatgtaattttgtatgggatgtaccccgtgcctataaataggtgaacagtactcccgtactggacacgttgacttggcatttgcttttgcgtcacacttgtattttcatctccttccaagccgaatgtacatttataattcaatattgtctctatttctctatgatgagttaataaagttagatgaataatgttatatgattatttatgctatcttttatgtttcatatgcttcgtcttttactaatgtatgctgtaatgatgaaggttagtccttcatgaccttcgtccggagatcgttatatcctaagggaaataatgcttcaaaggacgaaggaccttaatgtttaacattttctgtgttgccttgttcttaactcatagcatttgagaacaagtctccaacattggcgcccacctccggtgaactcacttccactccttgagcttttcaacaccttcggcaagcatcaccttcgtcatgccgccgaagaaggcttcagcaccaggggttggcacgctgcagccgctcgaccccaatcaagacgtcctttctcttagggaggcacgaagccagaagaggaaggctaccagtccaacacctccggaggatgatctagatcaggagattcaaaacctggaaatccttcagcagcaggttcaacgcaagaaggaaaagatggccagagtagctgagctgcagaggcagatagacgaagcctctgaagaagttcgtcatcttgctcaggacgagcaacaccgaaggcctcagcatcaagaccttcatcaggagggttttcccaacgaagatgattggtatgacaatttccatcatgggaattttgtttttgatgatgcttctcctctgtccgctgagttgcaggctacaccttggcccccgtcatacaagccgcctcagctccctgtattcgatggccactcagacccgaagcagtttttgatgagctacgaagcaacagtgtcttcgtatggtggcaatgcttcagtcatggccaaatcttttgttatggctgttagaagtgttgctcaaacctggtattcctcccttcgaccaggaacgatcacttcatggcagaagttgaaggatttgttgttaaccagttttcaag from Zea mays cultivar B73 chromosome 6, Zm-B73-REFERENCE-NAM-5.0, whole genome shotgun sequence harbors:
- the LOC100285932 gene encoding hexokinase-1; the encoded protein is MGKAQWLSVALGCAAAVTCAVATALVARRAVARSRWSRAVAVVRRFEEDCATPTERLQRIVNSLSVEMFAGLASEGASKVRMLLTCVDTLPDGSEEGVYYSVDLGGTSFRVMKLELGPGSTIINKKVEHQPIPEDLTKGTSEDLFNLIALALKNFIGREGGGDEGRALGFTFSFPVRHISISSGSLIRWTKEFSIEEAVEKDVAQCLNEALVRNGLNLQVTALVNNAVGTLAMGHYYDEDTVAAVVIGAGTNASYIERNAAIAKSEGLLDKSDDITVVNVEWGSFRSPLIPLTPYDICTSEAKRNQYDQAFEKMISGVYLGEIARLVFQGMAQESDLFGPSVNCLSTPFVLSTPSLATIREDDSPDLRVVGRVLEEHLKMQDVPMKTRRLVVRVCDIVTRRAARLAAAGIVAVLQKIGRDGSLCGTTLVRKIRGEPKRSVVAIEGGLYQGYSVFKEYVNEAVDEILGDEIASTVSLRVMEDGSVIGAALVAASYSSSARKNSV